gtttcagttttggtttcaggtacttcctgtagtggagggaagagctcggggtgatcgcatggcacacaccattgattagtcagcctgggatgtttttctctgataatgaaaatatgttttggaaatgatactctaaattcatgttatgacttatgatatgtttttatgaatatggctttggtaatgatttaaagaaaatttgTGGTACGTTACATGGACTTTATTTTCTTTCGAAAACCACTTCAACGGTTCCAACATCGCAATTTGGGTATATCAGTATTCTTTTAGCACAATAGAGATTTTTTCACGCAGAGTTATTATTTTTACTTTGgtattagatcgagcagttttcaACGACTGAGTCAACCAACTACATATGACCATAGAGTGTTTATTTTACTCTCATTCTCGTGTTttatcgagacccttcatacatTTAGGGATAACTTTCTTAGCTCTTGGTATCTGACACTCTCCAACccgatgatttgttgatttttgaaaTCCATTCgttggttatcaaaaatagggagagaatatcatCCGGATGTGATTTTATGATAAAGTTTTTGGCATTACTAGATGTTTCCCGGTTCCAGATTATTTATTACTCAAAGTTTTCCACATGATGATTTCTTTTTTGTTTGCATCCGGTTCAGATCTTATGATTTcttgagtttggatttgtgatattTTAAAGACGAAGACTATTTTTGGTGATGTGACGTGACACTTATTTTTGATCATCCGATCAAATTTTTGAGATTGCTAGAGCATGTGTTTGGACTCACATTATTTATTATTCAGTCTTCACTCTGGGATGGTTCacatttttagcaggttattgtttgaagaattttgggtgTATTATGATTCAAGCACTAGAGATGTGGGGCTTATGActagtttgaagatttggatcttattttTCTGCTTCATTGGTAGTGCTTTGAAGTCGAAGACCTTTACTGTTTAGAGATTCATGGCCAGCATCAGAGATCACAGACACTTCAGAGTTTCAGAGACATATCAGCATTCGGTTCtcattatgtttcattttattaccacacttgttAGTTGGTTACTGTATTTTAGCTTtttatcacttttatccctcatTATTTGCgagcatttagggagagaatgttggagaatgtaaatgttttacaaattatgagtgatagttaggttataTTATTTCTATTCATTGTGTTATTAGGTTTCTCTCTCCTATATATAGAGAGAGTTGGTCATTGTAAAAGATAGAGTGCACTCACAATGTAGTTTCTAGAGAGAAAAAGTGTGGTGGAATTTCTCCCACCAAGGGAGATTTATCTCTCCTAACAACGTTCTTCATGTATTATCTTATTTCTCTTTTCTAGTATTATCCTGGAATTACTCATCTTATGGTGTTCTTCATTTTTATATTCGTTAACTATTGAGATATTATTATTTCACATCCACCGATAATGGGTTTCAATAGTGCAGAAAAGCTTAGTTGCGTTGTCCGATCCCGTGACCCACTCTGAAAACTTTTGAAAAGAAGGGCGAAGAAGCCATTCCACATTAGAGGAAGGTTGGCTTCATAAAATTCGATAAAATGGTGAGATTTCCCACGTAGCCCATCTGGTAGAACATTTCAAGAATTACAGAAGAAGATATTGACTTCGGATCAACCAGATAGCTAGCTTGAGAAAACCCTAGCAATTGGCTAAATCGAGACTTGGAGATTGATATTTTTTTGGGAATCGATCTCAAAGGGAATCACAGACTCACCTTCCTAATAACTTGCAGTTGAGTATGCCCTGGATAGATGAACCAACAGGACATTCTCCGCCATGGTGAGAGCTGGAGCCAAAGGAGAGAGACGAAGGCACTCAATCATCGGTTGGAGAGAGACATCGTACTTGGATGAGTCAAGATCCAAGCTGAGATTTTGGTTTGCTTTGATGTTCAATAGTCTCGATGAAGCGGTTTCGTCGGCCACAGATGGAGTTTCAGATGAAGTAGCCATTGATGCAGACGGAGAAGATGAATATTATTTGAGAGAGAGTTTTTCTTAATGGAGAATTTGAAAGATTTGAAAGTGGTTAGTGATAATCAAGCATCAATTTCCCTTTTATATTGTGTGAAAGGTTAGAGAAATCCAACGTTTGGTGCTTCCAAAATCCGTAAAAGTAGCCAAAAAAGACATGACAGCTAGAGTGTATCAGGCAGCGTAACTGATAGGCGTGCCATTTGAAAATTTCATGCATCCAAATCAAAATCTTATCCCTTGAAAACTACTATTTTAGTTCTGTGCATTCGTAATAGCATGCTAATTCCAATTCTCCAAATCTAAAAGTAACCATTTGGAATAAGAGAAACCAGACTTTGGAAAATCACACATATTTTCGTGCAAGATTGTGCcaaatataaagaaataaaacaggTTTATATgggattctgtgatgtcaatataaaattaacataaaggcAGATGGATCCCGGGCAAATacctcttccttcaaagtcacgAGAGACTCATAAGTGCTTACATGgcttcccgttgaattacgatcatctaTTTGTTGAGAAATAGTGAAAGGATTCTTTTCATTAGGCTTGAAAGGGTGGCTTTGCTTCAACCAAACTACGAAACTCAACATAAGTCCGAAAGTATGGAAGAAGTGCTTGTCTGACCAATGTAGCCAAAATAACAAGTATGCTTAGGATTCATTTAAGTGGCTAGACAAAGTTGAAatctcaaagaaaaataaaaactggatccaTTTGGAAGAAATGTCTTACGTCGAGAACATTCCGTTAAAAtctcacaaaaataaaaataatgagatttcaaggtacaaacCGCGAGGGTTAAATGTCTTCAATTCAATGGTGAAAGTCTAGAACATATTTATTGTTCACGATCAATCGACAAATAGGGTTCAGATTTTAGGTTTCACTCAAATCGTGGTGATAACAATTTgatgatcataaacacagaatttgtgtaaccataaacctcagtggtaatttttgAGAGTCTCATGGGTTACGAATGTGGAAGTGAAGGTGATGGTGAAAAAGATAAGGTGGTTCTGAAGAtagaatgtacctctgctatattgTGAATGACTAAGCAATCAACTCTTAACTTGATattagcctgattgggaagaaacatTCGGAGTGAATattagcctgattgggaagaaacatTCAGAGTGAAtgtttcattaaggcttcaacatagtcttagaggctttggtcaacatgtagCAACACGCTTCttgggacacttagctagtacataGAGTTAGAGTTATATAAATGCCCCATCATGCCAAATTGTAGTGACGGCAACGTCACTAAGATAAaacgaatttaaaaaaaaataacacacaaataaaaaaacaaaaatatttttggagtttttgattttgtGAATAGATAAAACACAAACAAGAAagtaaatatttttgtattttggattttcctgaaaaagaaataacaacagaaaataaaaatattgttgtATTTTGGAGTTAttctgaaaaagaaattaaaacaGGAAATAAAATAGCGAAAATACATAATATACAAAGGATACATGAAGTTCTGAGTCCCAGATGAACAGTAGATTGTAAGTCGCTCCGAGCGTTTGGACCCGTTTGGAGTGTGAACCGTGAGTTGCGAGTACCTCCGAGGGTTCGGACTAGTTCAGAAATTAAGAGATGCATTGTGATTATGAAGATGGTTTTGGAACAGATTCTGCTtctatcattcctaagccttgtagaATTCGATTAACAGTTGTTTCAAGTAAGGCTTTCAtgaagatatcagcaagttgatTAGAGGATCTTACAAAATGTacttcgacgttcccatcttctacatgatcctttataaaatgttacctcagtgctatatgtttcatcttggaatgttgcactgggttgtgaaaAATCCGAATAGCACTTTCCGAATCATAGTAGAGTGGAATCCTCTTCATGTTGATACCATAGTCTCGGAGTTGGCTTTGTATCCAGACGACTTGTGAAGTGCATGATGCAGCTGCGAGGTATTCAACTTCTGCAGTTTatagagatacacaagtctgtttctttgattgccaacttacTAGTTTGCCATCTAGAAACTAACATCTCCCAGAACTTCTTTTATGATCGAGACCACATCCGCCAAGATAAGCATCCAAAAATGCTTGCATAAAGAATACGGAGTTTGACGGATACCATATTCCGAGAGAAGATGACCTTTTGAGATATCTCAGAATATTCTTTACAGGAGTCATGTGTGgatcacgaggattcgcctgaaacctagcacaacaACAAACAGCAAAAAATATGTCTGGTCGACTGGATACATTAATGAtccaatcatttgtcgatagagAGTAATATCCACTATAGGTTTGTCCAAGGACGGTGTTAGCCTCGTTCTGAATGCCATTGGGACCTTGACTTGTGATTCTCCTACCATTCCGAATTTTGCAAGTAACGActtggtgtaggcttcctggttgataaaaatCCCCTCCCAACTCTGCCTAACAtataaaccaaggaaaaaattaatatgaACTATTGAGCTCATCTTAAATTTAGTCACCATCAGCTTTTGGAACTCAACGCCAATCTAGGATTGGATGATCCGAAAATGATATCATAAACATAGATTTGGACGATCATCAGATGTTCATCATCTTTCTtacgaaacaaggtttggttaACCGAGTCTTCTTTAAACTTTGATTGTTTTAAAAATCgggtaagagtttcataccatgctagAGGATAGTTTTAAACCGTACACAACCTTATCCAAAATGTAGTAGTGGTTTGGATAATTTTCATTCAAAAAACCTGGTGGTTGCTCTACGTAGACCATTTCCTCTAACTCACCATTCAGAaaagcacatttgacatccatctaaTAGACTTCGAAATTCTTATGAGATGCATAGGCAAGGAAAATGAGAACAGATTCAAGCCTTGCAACCGGTGCGGATGTCTCTtcgtagtctattccttcttcctgacaataacCCTTTACCATTAGACATGCCTTATTACGAatgacatttccttctttgtcAAGCTTGTTTTGGAATACCCATTTTAGTCCTACCACGGATGCATTCTTCGGAGTTGGAATCAGCCACCAAAGTTTATTACGCTCAAATTCATTTAGATCATCCTGCATGgcttgcacccaatcagaatgatcaagaacAATCTTCACGGTTTTGGGCTCATTTTTGGAGATGAACGAatgaaacatgcaaaattccattaTGGAAAATAATTTAGTCTTATTCGCTTTTTGCTGAGCTTTAGTGAGAACATCGGAAGAGGTCGAACCAATCACTTGCGATTTCggatgatccttggtccattTTATTAATGGTgggtagtttggatcataagTTGGGTCTAATTCAGCATTAACATCTTCGAATTCTGATTGACGTAGTCGGAGTCATTATTTTCATTGTCGTTCCCCCCTGGGAAATTGCATGTGACTCAACATTTGGAATTGGATTCTCTCCCTCAAATGGCGGATCTACGCTGAATTAGGGGCTTCCATTTTCCCCTTGGATCGGAATATCATTGTGAACTTGAGGAAGTGAATGCTCCCCCTGAACATGAGCATTCACAACTGGCAGAATTTCACAGCCTTGTGGAATTTAGGGCTCATTTTCAAGGTCTTTGGCAGCATCATCAATGACCTTCTTTAGTTCATCTTCCTTGTTATCTGTTGCTTTTGATTATGAAGAGATTGCCTTTTCTGGCTCATCAAATAGGTTCATGAATTCCTCGTAGAGATTTGATAGAGGAATCGTCATTGGATTACCGAAAAGATCTCTTCAGATTGACGATCTGATGTCTGAAACTTGTTTAGATAGTTATCGTCGAACGTAACATAGTAGGCTTCTTCAATCCTTTTGGATTTCTTGTTGAGAACCGGTATGCCTTAGAAGtcagagaatagcccagaaagattccctcgtctgCCTTTACATCGAATTTGTTCCGTTGCTCCTTAAATTAAAGATAAAACACCtggaaccaaaaacatgaaagaacttgacattaggttttcgtttATTCAGAATCTCATAGGGAGTAATTGAAAATCTTTTATTGATAAGAGATGGATTCTGAATGAAGCAGGCAGTCTCGATAGCCTCATCCCATAAGTAAAGTAGCAAGTTTGCAAAAGACAACATGGTTCTCGCAGCTTCGCATGGAAAGTAGTTTCGCCTTTCGATGACCCTGTTCTGCTGAGGAGTATAAGGAGAAGAAAAGTTATGAGCAACTCTTTTTTCAGCAAGGAATTCTTCAAACATGTGGCTTTTGAACTTCGAGCCATTATTACTGCGAACGTTCCGAACTAGCTTTCGTAGTTGAAGCTTGATTTGCTTGATAAAGTCCTTAAGCTTGGAAGTGGATTCTAATTTCTGTTTAAGACCgagcgggggagagttggtgatccacggcgaaaggccacaacatggacccacaatatgttcagcagcaaggcgacggtgagcgaggttccagtggtgagagactacgctgatgtgtttccggaggagcttcctggaatacctccggagcgtcaggtagagttcaggatcgacctagttcctggtgcggctccgataaccAAGGCACCCTATAGGTttgctcctcccgagatgcaggagttgtctacgcacctgcaggagctgctggacaatggatttattcgaccgagcagttcaccctggggagccccgatcttgtttgtaaagaagaaggacgggtcgcatcggatgtgtatagattatcgggagctgaataaggtaacggtgaagaaccgttacccactcccgaggactgatgacctatttgatcagttgcagggagcatcttggttctccaagatcgacttgcgttcaggttatcatcagatgagggtcagagaggaggaagtggcagaagaccgcgtttcggacacgttatggccattatgagttcatggtgatgccgtttgggctcaccaatgctcctgccgggttcatggacctcatgaaccacgtgtgtagaccgatgctggatcggtctgtgatagttttcattgttgacatcttggtttattccaagacgcaggaggagcacgaggagcacctgagagaggtattggagaccttgaggagggagagcttgtatgccaagttctccaaatgtgagttttggttgcgcgaggtgcagtttcttgggcacctcgtcaaccaaaacgggatttcagtagacccggtcAAGGTGGacgccatgatgagatgggaggttccgaagtctccatccgagattcggagtttcctaggattagcaggctactatcggagattcgtttaggatttctccaagatagtcgtacccctgacccggttgactaggaaagctgtggtctttcgatgggggcctgagcagcaggcatcgttcgagattctgaggcggagattgtgcgaggcaccaatcttagccctgcccgagggcgtagaggattttgtggtatactgtgatgcatctatctcAGGCTtaggtgcagtattgatgcagagggggcatgtcattgcttatgcctcgaggcagctgaagcctcacgaggcgaaccacctgatgcatgatttagagttgggggtggtggtcttcgccctcaagatttggcggcattacctctatggggttcgatgtaccatttacacggaccacaatagtttgaggtacctcatggatcagctgaatttgaacatgaggcagcgtcggtggttggacgtggtgaaggattatgattgcgagatcctttatcacccggtgaaggccaatatggtggccaATGCGCTTAGCCATAAGGCGGCACCGAttagggatgtgtgtatgaggatgacggtggtgactccactgttagagcaaattcgggaagctcaacaggaggctatgaaggaggaacatcggaagagcgagagaatagtgggtcaagtcacctccttcgattatgatagccgaggattattgacactacaccgtagggtgtgggtgccgtatcacggaggcgtgcgccagatcttgatggaggaggcacacaaatcccgattctctattcatccaagggcgacgaagatgtatagggatcttcgtctagactattggtggccctgcatgaagcgggatgtggcttggtacgtcgagcgatgtttgaccagcaggaaggtcaaggttgagcatcagagaccgcatggcaagatgcagccgttggatatcccattgtggaaatgggaagatattacgatggattttatcacaaagcttcccaggactgcgcgtggagtagattcgatttgggtcatcatggatcgattgaccaagagtgcccattgaatttcgatccaggagagtatctgggccgaaaagttggccgatatctatatcagggagatagtagtgtggcacggggtgccggtgtcggtgatttcagatagggatgtgcgtttcacttccag
The genomic region above belongs to Lactuca sativa cultivar Salinas chromosome 4, Lsat_Salinas_v11, whole genome shotgun sequence and contains:
- the LOC111905012 gene encoding uncharacterized protein LOC111905012 — encoded protein: MDVKCAFLNGELEEMVYVEQPPGFLNENYPNHYYILDKVVYGLKLSSSMAELGGDFYQPGSLHQVVTCKIRNGRRITSQGPNGIQNEANTVLGQTYSGYYSLSTNDWIINVSSRPDIFFAVCCCARFQANPRDPHMTPVKNILRYLKRSSSLGIWYPSNSVFFMQAFLDAYLGGCGLDHKRSSGRC
- the LOC111905011 gene encoding uncharacterized mitochondrial protein AtMg00820-like, producing MEFCMFHSFISKNEPKTVKIVLDHSDWVQAMQDDLNEFERNKLWWLIPTPKNASVVGLKWVFQNKLDKEGNVIRNKACLMVKGYCQEEGIDYEETSAPVARLESVLIFLAYASHKNFEVY